Proteins from one Streptomyces sp. 840.1 genomic window:
- a CDS encoding LuxR family transcriptional regulator, with amino-acid sequence MSSENRLGPLRGRRRERDALEALISEVAAGRSAVLVLRGDAGIGKSALLDHLAARVAEYRIARGAGAESEMELPFAGLHQLCSPFLDRADSLPPPQRDALATAFGMSVGPPPDRYLVGLAVLGLLTDVAAERPLFVLVDDAQWLDRVSAQTLAFVARRMLAEPLALVIASREQRGRDEFSGLPELTVDGLDTTDARALLSTAADGPMDERVRDRILAEARGNPLALLELPHGRLDAEPADGTDRPAPGPVTGRIERSYLARVRSLPEDTRRLLLIAAAEPIGDVTLLRRATERLGIGPGADGPAVSAGLLAVGALVRFRHPLLRSAVYRSAGLAELRETHRVLAEVTDPVLDADRRAWHLARATVRPDEAIASELESSAGRALARGGIAAAAAFLAHAAILTPDPRRKTTRALAAAQAKLRAGAPAAARDLLALVRSGVLDEHGRTRADLLHAQVAFAAGRIDEALPLLLATARRLVSLDASLARETFLDALSAAVFAGRLASGADACAVAAAAQRTSQPVTGPPRPVDLLLDALATRFTAGYRDAVPAAHAAVRAFRRETDPEEVLRWSWLASALAAEMWDDEAWTELVDRHVRTARAVGALTELPLALNSRIVVHSCDGGLDAAALLIAEVARVQEAAGSSFAPYGAMTLAAWQGHAREALPLIETGIGDAVNRGEGIGVSIGHRAEAVLHNGSGRYEDAFDAARQACAHPDDLVTANLGLAELVEAAVRSGRQDAARDALDRLARITDAAATDWALGIQARSGALLDQGDAAERLYREAIERLGRTRITAELARAHLLYGEWLRREGRRVDARGQLREAHTLFTRFGAHAFAERVVRELRATGETVARPGADTATALTAQETQIAQLARDGLTNSEIGAQLFLSPHTVEWHLRKVYVKLGITSRRLLRTVL; translated from the coding sequence GTGAGCAGCGAGAACAGGTTGGGGCCGCTGCGTGGTCGGCGCCGTGAACGTGACGCACTCGAAGCACTGATTTCGGAGGTCGCGGCCGGGCGCAGTGCCGTACTGGTCCTGCGGGGTGACGCCGGGATCGGGAAGTCCGCTCTGCTGGATCACCTCGCGGCGCGCGTCGCGGAGTACCGCATCGCGCGTGGGGCGGGTGCCGAGTCGGAGATGGAGCTCCCGTTCGCGGGTCTGCACCAGCTGTGCTCCCCGTTCCTCGACCGCGCCGACTCCCTTCCCCCGCCGCAGCGGGACGCGCTGGCCACGGCTTTCGGGATGAGCGTGGGACCGCCTCCGGACAGATACCTGGTCGGTCTGGCCGTGCTCGGGTTGCTGACCGACGTGGCCGCCGAACGGCCGCTGTTCGTCCTCGTGGACGACGCACAGTGGCTCGACCGGGTCTCCGCGCAGACCCTGGCGTTCGTGGCACGGCGGATGCTCGCCGAACCCCTGGCCTTGGTCATCGCCTCCCGGGAACAGCGGGGGCGCGACGAATTCTCCGGGCTGCCCGAGCTGACGGTCGACGGTCTCGACACCACCGACGCCCGGGCACTGTTGAGCACGGCGGCCGACGGTCCGATGGACGAGCGGGTCCGCGACCGGATTCTGGCCGAGGCCCGCGGCAACCCTCTCGCGCTGCTGGAGCTCCCCCACGGCCGGCTCGACGCGGAACCGGCCGACGGTACGGATCGGCCCGCTCCCGGACCGGTGACCGGCCGCATCGAGCGGAGCTACCTCGCGCGGGTGCGGTCCCTGCCGGAGGACACCCGGCGGCTGCTGCTGATCGCCGCCGCCGAGCCGATCGGTGACGTGACGCTGCTCCGGCGGGCCACCGAGCGGCTGGGTATCGGCCCGGGCGCGGACGGCCCGGCGGTGTCGGCGGGGCTGCTCGCCGTCGGGGCCCTGGTGCGATTCAGGCATCCGCTCCTGCGCTCCGCCGTCTACCGGTCGGCCGGGCTCGCGGAGCTCCGGGAAACCCACCGGGTCCTGGCGGAGGTGACCGATCCCGTCCTCGACGCCGACCGCCGGGCGTGGCACCTGGCGCGGGCGACGGTGCGGCCGGACGAGGCGATCGCCAGTGAGCTGGAATCGTCGGCCGGGCGGGCGCTGGCCCGGGGCGGCATCGCCGCGGCGGCCGCCTTCCTCGCCCACGCGGCCATCCTGACACCCGACCCGCGGCGCAAGACCACGCGCGCCCTCGCCGCGGCCCAGGCGAAACTCCGCGCCGGTGCGCCGGCCGCGGCACGCGATCTGCTGGCGCTGGTCCGCAGCGGCGTCCTGGACGAGCACGGCCGCACCCGCGCGGACCTCCTCCATGCTCAAGTCGCCTTCGCCGCCGGCCGCATCGACGAGGCGCTCCCCCTGCTGCTGGCCACCGCGCGGCGCCTGGTGTCCCTCGACGCGAGTCTGGCGCGGGAAACCTTTCTGGACGCCCTGTCGGCCGCCGTGTTCGCCGGGCGCCTCGCCTCCGGCGCGGATGCCTGTGCGGTGGCGGCCGCGGCACAGCGGACCTCGCAACCGGTCACGGGGCCGCCGCGCCCTGTCGATCTGTTGCTGGACGCCCTGGCCACCAGATTCACCGCCGGGTACCGCGACGCGGTGCCCGCCGCGCACGCCGCTGTGCGCGCGTTCCGCCGGGAGACCGACCCGGAGGAGGTGCTGCGCTGGTCGTGGCTGGCCTCGGCACTGGCGGCCGAGATGTGGGACGACGAGGCATGGACGGAGCTGGTGGACCGCCACGTACGGACCGCGCGCGCCGTCGGCGCGCTCACCGAACTGCCGCTCGCGCTCAACTCACGCATCGTCGTCCACTCGTGCGACGGTGGCCTGGACGCGGCGGCGTTGCTGATCGCGGAGGTCGCCCGGGTACAGGAAGCAGCGGGCAGCAGCTTCGCGCCGTACGGCGCGATGACGCTCGCCGCCTGGCAGGGACACGCACGCGAAGCCCTGCCACTGATCGAGACCGGCATCGGGGACGCGGTGAACAGGGGCGAGGGCATCGGCGTCTCCATCGGGCACCGGGCCGAGGCCGTGCTGCACAACGGGTCGGGCCGGTACGAGGACGCCTTCGACGCGGCCCGGCAAGCCTGCGCCCATCCGGACGACCTGGTCACAGCCAACCTGGGATTGGCCGAACTGGTGGAGGCCGCGGTACGCAGCGGTCGCCAGGACGCGGCGCGGGACGCGCTGGACCGGCTGGCCCGGATCACCGACGCCGCCGCGACGGACTGGGCGTTGGGCATCCAGGCACGTTCTGGGGCGCTGCTCGACCAGGGTGACGCGGCCGAGCGGCTGTACCGGGAGGCGATCGAACGACTCGGGCGCACCCGGATCACGGCGGAGCTGGCCCGGGCGCATCTGCTGTACGGGGAGTGGCTGCGCCGGGAAGGCCGTCGTGTCGACGCCCGGGGGCAGTTGCGCGAGGCACACACACTGTTCACGCGGTTCGGCGCGCACGCCTTCGCCGAGCGGGTGGTACGCGAGTTGCGGGCCACCGGTGAGACCGTGGCCCGGCCCGGCGCCGACACCGCGACGGCGCTCACCGCGCAGGAGACGCAGATCGCACAGCTGGCCAGGGACGGACTCACCAACTCCGAGATCGGCGCCCAGTTGTTCCTCAGCCCGCACACCGTGGAATGGCATCTGCGGAAGGTGTACGTCAAGCTCGGCATCACCTCGCGAAGGCTCCTGCGCACGGTGCTGTGA
- a CDS encoding OsmC family protein codes for MTTRIVSVAEGRRLTRAVTIGTHTLTADEPEPLGDDTGPTPGELLLAALGSCTSMAVRAMADRHGWRLDRIDVAVRFGTEGRIVKNIGLTGELDPEHRRQLLAAAGRCPVHRMLNNKVPIVTVPTLLAEPETPAA; via the coding sequence ATGACCACGCGCATCGTGTCCGTCGCCGAAGGCAGACGGCTCACTCGTGCCGTCACGATCGGCACCCACACCCTGACCGCCGACGAACCCGAGCCGCTCGGCGACGACACGGGCCCCACCCCGGGAGAACTGCTGCTGGCCGCGCTGGGGTCGTGCACGTCCATGGCCGTACGGGCGATGGCCGACCGGCACGGCTGGCGGCTGGACCGTATCGACGTGGCCGTACGGTTCGGGACGGAGGGGCGCATCGTCAAGAATATCGGGTTGACCGGGGAGCTGGATCCGGAACACCGCAGACAGTTGCTGGCGGCCGCCGGACGGTGTCCCGTCCACCGCATGCTGAACAACAAGGTCCCGATCGTCACCGTTCCCACACTGCTGGCGGAACCGGAGACGCCCGCCGCCTGA
- a CDS encoding LuxR family transcriptional regulator, whose protein sequence is MYRDSREAVMVRGGTRTELIGRRDECQVLDDLLARAKAGQSGVLVVRGEAGIGKTELLNHLLDRAAGCRVVRAAGVQSEMELAYAGLHQLCAPLLSHVDDLPEPQRDALGTAFGLRAGDAPDRFLVSLATLSLLASAVGDEPLICVVDDAQWLDRVSAQTLQFVARRLLAESVVLVLAVRESGTREILADLPELLVRGLDEEESRRLLDTVVTGPLDASVRDRVVAETRGNPLALLELPRGLTAVEMARGLGDLTTRPLSSRIEAGFLQRVQSLPAQARQLLLIAAAEPVGDVALLRRAAEHLGICVDTAVTHAEASGLITFGTWVRFRHPLVRSAAYRAGGVRERRRVHAALADSIDASLHPERRVWHLASATTGPDEAVAAELEGTAGRAHTRGGIAAAAAFLHRATELTPDPARRGDRALAAARAKYQAGAFDVARSLVDAAELSQLDDAEAARATLLRGQIMSAAKSASTGLPYLLEAAGRLQPFAPQLALQTYRDAAHAALTAGRLARGGVLDVAEALLSTREHVPPAGREELLLTGLARVITESYAVGAPPLLEAVAAFRTGELTREDGLGWLPLVCRMAHNTWDFASWSELSARLVELSRGSGALAVLPSALLLRLSNRVFAGDLRGAHSLAVEASAIAEATGSSFFAHYGALVVEPFKGHESSTRQAIEAVTRDRLLQGEGKVTTATQWAAAVLHNGLGRYEEAYAAAQHGCENPQELGLSLQSRVELVEAAVRLGHTAQAAQAARTIEEMARAVRTPWALGISAAVRALVSEGQEADTLHQRAIQHLDAAGTRMDSARARLRYGEWLRLGQRRDDARVRLSEAYEMLSEAGADAFAERARRELQAAGATVRKRASAAPAALTTKEAEIARLAQEGFTNPEIAARLFLSPHTVEWHLSKVFAKLGVSSRKEIGSVAPDSTAPAT, encoded by the coding sequence ATGTATCGTGACAGCCGGGAGGCGGTCATGGTAAGGGGCGGAACACGGACCGAGCTCATCGGGCGGCGGGACGAATGCCAGGTCCTCGACGACCTGCTGGCCCGGGCCAAGGCCGGGCAGAGCGGGGTCCTGGTGGTGCGCGGCGAGGCGGGCATCGGCAAGACCGAGCTGTTGAACCACCTCCTCGACCGGGCCGCCGGCTGCCGGGTCGTGAGGGCGGCCGGTGTGCAGTCCGAGATGGAACTCGCCTACGCAGGGCTGCATCAGCTCTGCGCCCCGCTGCTCTCCCATGTCGACGACCTCCCCGAGCCGCAGCGCGACGCCCTGGGCACGGCGTTCGGACTCCGAGCCGGTGACGCGCCCGACCGGTTCCTGGTCAGTCTGGCCACCCTGAGCCTGCTCGCGTCGGCCGTCGGCGACGAGCCGCTGATCTGCGTGGTCGACGACGCCCAGTGGCTGGACCGGGTGTCCGCGCAGACCCTCCAGTTCGTCGCGCGCCGACTGCTCGCCGAGTCGGTCGTGCTGGTCCTGGCCGTCCGGGAGTCCGGAACCCGCGAGATCCTCGCCGACCTGCCGGAACTCCTCGTACGGGGGCTGGACGAGGAGGAGTCCCGCAGACTCCTCGACACGGTCGTCACCGGACCTCTGGATGCGAGTGTGCGGGACCGTGTCGTCGCCGAGACGCGCGGCAATCCGCTGGCCCTGCTCGAACTGCCGCGAGGTCTGACCGCCGTCGAGATGGCGCGCGGCCTCGGCGACCTCACGACCCGGCCGCTGTCCAGCCGGATCGAGGCGGGTTTCCTGCAGCGCGTCCAGTCGCTCCCGGCTCAGGCGCGGCAGCTGCTGCTCATCGCAGCCGCCGAACCGGTCGGGGATGTCGCCCTACTGCGAAGAGCCGCCGAACACCTGGGCATCTGCGTGGACACCGCCGTCACCCATGCCGAGGCGTCCGGCCTGATCACGTTCGGCACCTGGGTGCGCTTCCGCCACCCGCTGGTCCGCTCCGCGGCGTACCGCGCCGGCGGTGTCCGGGAGCGCCGTCGCGTACACGCGGCCCTGGCCGATTCGATCGACGCGAGTCTTCATCCCGAACGTCGCGTATGGCACCTCGCGAGTGCGACGACGGGACCCGATGAGGCCGTCGCCGCCGAGCTGGAGGGAACCGCCGGCCGGGCCCACACGCGCGGCGGCATCGCGGCGGCGGCGGCCTTCCTGCACCGGGCCACCGAACTGACACCGGACCCCGCGCGCCGTGGGGACAGGGCGCTGGCCGCGGCGCGGGCGAAGTACCAGGCGGGTGCCTTCGACGTCGCGCGGTCACTGGTCGACGCGGCGGAACTGAGCCAGCTCGACGACGCCGAAGCGGCACGGGCGACCCTGCTGCGGGGACAGATCATGTCCGCCGCCAAGAGCGCCAGTACCGGACTGCCCTACCTGCTCGAAGCGGCCGGGCGACTTCAGCCGTTCGCCCCCCAACTGGCCCTCCAGACCTACCGGGATGCCGCCCACGCGGCCCTGACCGCGGGCCGGCTCGCCAGGGGCGGCGTCCTTGATGTCGCCGAGGCCCTACTGAGCACGCGGGAGCACGTGCCCCCGGCGGGCCGTGAGGAACTCTTGCTGACCGGCCTCGCACGGGTGATCACCGAAAGCTACGCCGTGGGCGCGCCGCCCCTCCTGGAGGCCGTGGCGGCCTTCCGGACGGGGGAGCTCACCCGGGAAGACGGCTTGGGGTGGCTCCCGCTGGTATGCCGCATGGCGCACAACACCTGGGACTTCGCTTCCTGGTCCGAGCTCTCGGCGCGGCTGGTCGAACTGTCCCGCGGCAGCGGAGCACTGGCCGTACTGCCCTCGGCCCTCCTCCTGCGCCTGTCGAACCGGGTGTTCGCCGGCGATCTGCGCGGGGCCCACTCCCTCGCCGTGGAAGCGAGCGCGATCGCTGAAGCCACCGGCAGCAGCTTCTTCGCACATTACGGCGCGCTCGTCGTGGAGCCCTTCAAGGGACACGAGTCCTCGACCCGGCAGGCGATCGAAGCCGTCACGCGGGACCGTCTCCTTCAGGGCGAGGGCAAGGTGACGACGGCCACCCAGTGGGCGGCCGCGGTGCTGCACAACGGTCTCGGCCGGTACGAGGAGGCCTACGCCGCCGCGCAGCACGGCTGCGAGAACCCCCAGGAACTCGGACTGTCCCTCCAGTCCCGGGTGGAACTCGTCGAAGCGGCCGTACGGCTGGGGCACACCGCGCAGGCGGCCCAGGCCGCCCGGACGATCGAGGAGATGGCCCGGGCCGTCCGCACGCCCTGGGCTCTGGGCATCTCCGCCGCCGTCCGAGCCCTGGTGAGCGAGGGGCAGGAAGCCGACACCCTGCACCAGCGGGCGATTCAGCACCTCGACGCGGCGGGGACCCGCATGGACAGCGCCCGCGCCCGGCTCCGCTACGGCGAGTGGCTCCGCCTCGGACAACGGCGGGATGACGCGCGTGTGCGGCTGAGCGAGGCGTACGAGATGCTCAGCGAGGCTGGGGCCGATGCGTTCGCGGAGCGCGCGCGACGAGAGTTGCAGGCCGCCGGAGCGACCGTACGCAAACGCGCCTCGGCGGCCCCGGCGGCCCTCACCACGAAGGAGGCCGAGATCGCCCGGCTCGCGCAGGAGGGCTTCACCAACCCGGAGATCGCCGCCCGGCTGTTCCTCAGCCCGCACACGGTCGAATGGCATCTGAGCAAGGTGTTCGCGAAGCTCGGTGTCTCCTCCCGCAAAGAGATCGGCTCGGTGGCACCGGACTCCACCGCGCCCGCAACCTGA
- a CDS encoding cupin domain-containing protein — protein sequence MSEESEHAHHGHHGHHHGTGGEDGPSWTRAAKLLQDAAPITVPEGASAMTIHVQWEPGDPGTPPHRHSGPAFGYVIKGAVRFELEGEPERVVEPGGTFWEPGGDAIHYQDGNALDDEPTEFVVTMMCAPGKPMLELVDEAELKERAHLRAPRPTA from the coding sequence GTGTCGGAAGAATCAGAGCATGCCCACCACGGCCACCACGGGCACCACCACGGAACCGGCGGCGAGGACGGCCCCAGCTGGACGCGGGCGGCGAAACTGCTGCAGGACGCCGCGCCGATCACCGTGCCCGAGGGCGCCTCGGCGATGACCATTCACGTCCAGTGGGAGCCCGGTGACCCGGGCACCCCGCCGCACCGGCACTCCGGCCCGGCGTTCGGCTACGTCATCAAGGGCGCCGTCCGCTTCGAGCTGGAGGGCGAGCCCGAGCGCGTGGTCGAGCCCGGCGGCACCTTCTGGGAGCCGGGCGGTGACGCCATCCACTACCAGGACGGCAACGCCCTGGACGATGAGCCGACCGAGTTCGTCGTCACCATGATGTGCGCCCCCGGCAAGCCCATGCTGGAACTGGTCGACGAGGCGGAGCTGAAGGAGCGAGCCCACCTGCGCGCCCCGCGGCCCACGGCCTGA
- a CDS encoding NAD(P)-dependent oxidoreductase, with translation MTSAHIREVPTVKVVVIGGTGLIGSKPVAKLDEHGQVDTLRPGADARIAQIRFRDWLAQQQH, from the coding sequence ATGACATCAGCGCATATACGCGAGGTTCCCACCGTGAAGGTCGTAGTGATAGGCGGCACCGGACTCATCGGCTCCAAGCCGGTGGCCAAACTCGACGAGCATGGCCAGGTGGACACCCTGCGGCCCGGCGCGGACGCACGCATCGCGCAGATCCGGTTCCGCGACTGGCTCGCGCAGCAGCAGCACTGA
- a CDS encoding YceI family protein, with protein sequence MSTKHDQAVPAGSASYAGVTGVYTVDPLHSTIGFSARHTMISNVRGRFVRFEGLLILDGSAPSRSEAYVSVQTDSMDTGAQELDAYLRGPDFFDAATFPLMSFGSTRVIPLGDDNFRLLGALRIKDIELPLDLAVVLGGVGADANGRHRVGFEGTATLRRSDWGLAWNMPLRTGGALISDKVTLSLDISAVRADLTPAA encoded by the coding sequence ATGTCCACCAAGCACGACCAGGCCGTTCCCGCCGGCTCCGCGTCCTACGCGGGGGTGACCGGTGTCTACACCGTCGACCCGCTCCACAGCACCATCGGCTTCTCCGCCCGGCACACCATGATCTCCAACGTGCGGGGCAGATTCGTCCGTTTCGAGGGTCTGCTCATACTCGACGGCTCCGCCCCGTCCCGTTCGGAGGCGTACGTAAGTGTCCAGACCGACAGCATGGACACGGGAGCCCAGGAGCTCGATGCCTACCTGAGGGGGCCCGACTTCTTCGATGCCGCGACGTTTCCCCTGATGAGCTTTGGCTCGACGCGCGTCATCCCTCTCGGCGACGACAACTTCCGGCTCCTGGGCGCTCTGCGCATCAAGGACATCGAGCTGCCCCTGGACCTGGCGGTGGTTCTCGGCGGAGTCGGCGCGGACGCCAACGGGCGGCACCGGGTCGGCTTCGAGGGCACGGCCACCCTTCGGCGTTCGGACTGGGGTCTGGCCTGGAACATGCCCCTGCGGACGGGAGGCGCCCTGATCAGTGACAAGGTGACGCTGTCCCTGGACATCTCGGCGGTGCGGGCCGACCTCACACCGGCGGCCTGA
- a CDS encoding WhiB family transcriptional regulator translates to MDWRDRGLCLREDPDLFFPIGGMNSGQGVLQTDEARSVCRRCPVREQCLAWAVVAGPVEGIWGGTTEGERRAERRRAARRRTAAETAA, encoded by the coding sequence ATGGATTGGCGCGACCGGGGCCTGTGCCTACGCGAAGACCCTGATCTCTTCTTCCCGATAGGCGGTATGAACAGTGGTCAGGGAGTACTACAGACGGACGAGGCGAGGTCCGTCTGCCGTCGTTGTCCCGTGAGGGAACAGTGCTTGGCGTGGGCCGTCGTCGCGGGTCCCGTCGAAGGCATCTGGGGCGGCACGACAGAAGGGGAGCGCCGTGCCGAACGACGGCGCGCGGCACGGCGCCGGACGGCGGCGGAGACAGCTGCCTGA
- a CDS encoding IS5 family transposase (programmed frameshift), with product MAGRGELTDAAWEQIRPLLPTMDGRGRPWRDHRQVIDGVLWRLRTGAPWRDMPERYGPWQTAYERFARWEADGTWARLLEHAQVRDDAVCRIEWTVSVDSTINRAHQHAAGARKKGSPAKDKLEDPQRSAARQALGRSRGGLTTKVHVAVDGRGLPLSIVLTPGNVNDSTMFDAVLDAIYVPRSGMGRPRRRPDRVLADKAYSSRAIRAGLRRRGIKATIPERSDQVGNRRRRGSAGGRHPAFDREAYKHRNVVERCFNRLKQFRAVATRFDKLATRYQAGLQLSSLILWLRDLVP from the exons GTGGCTGGTCGAGGTGAACTGACGGATGCGGCGTGGGAGCAAATACGACCGCTGCTTCCTACGATGGACGGGCGGGGTAGGCCCTGGAGGGATCACCGGCAGGTGATCGACGGGGTGCTGTGGCGGCTGCGGACCGGTGCTCCGTGGCGAGATATGCCCGAGCGATACGGCCCGTGGCAGACCGCCTACGAACGCTTCGCCCGCTGGGAAGCCGATGGCACATGGGCCAGGTTGCTCGAGCACGCACAGGTCCGCGATGACGCGGTGTGCCGGATCGAGTGGACCGTGTCGGTGGACTCCACCATCAATCGTGCCCACCAACACGCCGCCGGCGCCCGCAAAAAGGGGAGCCCTGCGA AGGACAAACTGGAGGATCCGCAACGCTCGGCGGCGCGGCAGGCTCTTGGCCGATCCCGGGGAGGGCTGACCACCAAGGTCCACGTGGCCGTCGACGGACGAGGCCTGCCGCTGTCCATCGTCCTGACACCGGGCAACGTCAACGACTCCACGATGTTCGACGCAGTCCTGGACGCCATTTACGTTCCCCGGTCCGGGATGGGCAGGCCCCGACGTCGACCTGACCGAGTGCTTGCCGACAAGGCGTACTCCTCCCGGGCTATCCGGGCCGGGCTCAGGCGCCGTGGCATCAAGGCCACCATCCCCGAACGCTCCGACCAGGTCGGCAACCGGCGTCGAAGGGGCAGCGCCGGCGGCCGCCACCCCGCCTTCGACCGGGAGGCATACAAGCACCGAAACGTCGTGGAACGCTGTTTCAACCGGCTCAAACAGTTCCGGGCCGTCGCCACACGGTTCGACAAGCTCGCCACCCGCTACCAGGCGGGACTGCAGCTGAGTTCGCTCATCTTGTGGCTACGCGATTTGGTGCCGTGA
- a CDS encoding IS481 family transposase, with translation MSHRNAPLTETGRLRLARCVVDDGWPLRRAAERFQVSTTTAQRWAVRYREQGEAGMADRSSRPHHSPGRTPTRTERRIIRVRVLRRWGPARIAYLLGLNPATVHRVLTRYKLARLAHLDRATGRVIRRYEHAAPGDLVHVDIKKLGNIPDGGGHKVLGRQAGRKNRAKAGMSFLHNAVDDHSRLAYSEILTDEKKETAVGFWQRAHAYFAAAGITVQRVLTDNGSCYKSYLWRNSLAGQGISHKRTRPYRPQTNGKVERFNRTLLDEWAYAQTYRTETERRDAYPRWLHTYNHHRGHTALKGQPPASRVPNLTGQYT, from the coding sequence ATGTCCCACCGTAATGCACCCCTGACCGAGACCGGACGTCTGCGTCTGGCCCGCTGCGTCGTGGACGACGGCTGGCCGCTGCGCCGGGCCGCCGAGCGCTTCCAGGTCTCGACGACCACCGCTCAGCGGTGGGCAGTCCGCTACCGCGAGCAGGGCGAGGCCGGGATGGCCGACCGCTCCTCCCGGCCCCACCACAGCCCAGGCCGGACACCGACGCGGACCGAGCGGCGGATCATCAGGGTCCGCGTCCTGCGGCGCTGGGGCCCGGCCCGCATCGCGTATCTCCTCGGGCTGAACCCGGCGACCGTCCACCGTGTCCTGACCCGCTACAAACTCGCCCGCCTGGCTCACCTCGACCGGGCCACCGGCCGGGTGATCCGCCGCTACGAGCACGCCGCCCCCGGCGACCTCGTCCACGTCGACATCAAAAAGCTCGGCAACATCCCCGACGGCGGAGGCCACAAGGTCCTCGGCCGGCAAGCGGGCCGCAAAAACCGGGCGAAGGCCGGCATGAGCTTCCTGCACAACGCTGTCGACGACCATTCCCGCCTGGCCTACAGCGAGATCCTCACCGACGAGAAGAAGGAAACCGCCGTCGGATTCTGGCAACGGGCCCACGCCTACTTCGCCGCTGCCGGCATCACCGTCCAGCGGGTCCTGACCGACAACGGTTCCTGCTACAAGTCATACCTCTGGCGCAACTCCCTTGCCGGACAGGGGATTTCACACAAGCGGACCCGTCCCTACCGGCCCCAGACCAACGGGAAGGTAGAGCGGTTCAACCGCACCCTTCTGGACGAATGGGCCTACGCCCAGACCTACCGGACCGAGACCGAGCGACGCGACGCCTACCCGCGATGGCTCCACACCTACAATCACCACCGCGGACACACCGCACTCAAGGGCCAGCCACCCGCCAGCCGCGTCCCCAACCTCACGGGTCAGTACACCTAG
- a CDS encoding cupin domain-containing protein: MRHQPPWTEHLGLSLLPGTAHATPGGPGVSGRILAQRTVGDRDYILREITVPPGQATGWHYHDGYLYAHVQQGTLSHFDATCASDGVYRKGSYLKEVPGADHVHIGENRGTTDLVLEVLYVLPHGAPLSRDAADPGCELP, from the coding sequence ATCCGTCACCAACCTCCGTGGACAGAACACCTAGGGCTCTCTCTCCTCCCCGGTACCGCCCACGCGACACCCGGCGGTCCTGGTGTCAGCGGCAGGATCCTGGCCCAACGGACCGTCGGTGACCGGGACTACATCCTGCGCGAGATCACCGTCCCGCCGGGCCAGGCGACAGGCTGGCACTACCACGACGGCTACCTGTACGCCCATGTTCAGCAGGGAACACTGAGTCATTTCGATGCCACGTGCGCGTCCGACGGCGTCTACAGGAAGGGCAGTTACCTGAAGGAGGTGCCAGGAGCGGACCACGTGCACATCGGGGAGAACCGGGGTACGACCGACCTCGTCCTGGAGGTTCTCTACGTCCTGCCGCACGGCGCCCCGCTCTCGCGGGACGCCGCCGATCCCGGCTGCGAACTCCCGTAG